In the Mycolicibacter sp. MU0102 genome, one interval contains:
- a CDS encoding bile acid:sodium symporter family protein, translating to MDNRFFPLVVVTAMLALGMTLTVADFRRAAALKRPLAVALVCQAVVLPTFCLLIAEAFNLPPKLAVGLMLISAVPGGLLANVFSHLVNGDLALNLTLTAINAVISIASLPAILAFSINWFTGEGRTIPLQLDKFVAVVGLVLIPTAIGVGIRERFPELARRLKRPVRVAAATLLVAISIAAIVGGQPTLLNNLGTLSGAVVSFATVSLTVGYLVPRWMKLAPRQAIAISLEIGMHNAMVATAIALSPQLLDSAEIGTVPALYGVIAPIIALLLVVTVRRFDPAYRSDRQSAAASAADQTLSPKPDDGARPASETVAG from the coding sequence ATGGATAACCGGTTCTTCCCATTGGTCGTAGTGACGGCCATGCTCGCGCTGGGAATGACCCTCACGGTCGCCGACTTCCGGCGGGCCGCCGCACTGAAGCGCCCACTCGCGGTCGCCTTGGTCTGCCAGGCGGTGGTCCTGCCGACCTTCTGCCTGCTGATTGCCGAAGCATTCAACCTCCCGCCGAAGCTCGCGGTGGGGCTCATGCTGATATCCGCCGTCCCAGGCGGCCTGTTGGCCAATGTCTTCAGCCACTTGGTCAATGGCGACCTGGCGCTCAATCTCACGCTTACCGCGATCAACGCCGTGATCTCGATCGCGTCCCTGCCAGCGATCCTGGCATTCTCAATCAACTGGTTCACCGGCGAGGGCAGGACCATTCCGCTGCAGCTGGACAAGTTCGTCGCAGTGGTCGGACTGGTCCTGATCCCCACAGCAATTGGTGTCGGCATTCGCGAACGCTTCCCCGAGCTAGCCCGCCGCTTGAAGCGGCCAGTGCGAGTCGCCGCGGCCACGCTGCTGGTCGCGATCTCCATTGCCGCAATCGTCGGGGGGCAACCGACACTGCTCAACAACCTCGGCACACTCAGTGGCGCCGTCGTGTCCTTCGCCACCGTCAGCTTGACCGTCGGCTATCTGGTTCCTCGATGGATGAAACTCGCTCCGCGGCAGGCGATTGCCATCAGCCTCGAAATCGGGATGCACAACGCAATGGTGGCCACAGCGATTGCCCTGAGTCCGCAGCTCCTCGACAGCGCCGAAATCGGGACTGTGCCGGCACTCTACGGCGTCATCGCGCCCATCATCGCCCTGCTGCTTGTCGTCACGGTGCGCCGCTTCGATCCTGCATACCGCTCGGACCGCCAATCCGCTGCCGCCTCCGCTGCGGACCAGACGCTGTCACCGAAACCCGATGACGGTGCGCGGCCGGCCTCAGAAACGGTGGCCGGCTAG
- a CDS encoding arylsulfatase, producing MSQPQRPPQDAPNVVVVLLDDLGFAQFGCYGSDISTPNIDRLAAGGLRYNRFHVTALCSPTRAALLTGRNHHAVGMGFLADLPTTHPGYTAHIPRSAATLPRILRDAGWSTLATGKWHLVPRGERGGAGPYDQWPLGLGFERYYGFLRGDANQWAPELVRDNSFVEAPARPDEGYHLTEDLADEAIRMVLSQQASAPGKPFFLYFTPGAMHSPHHVERSWADAYAGKFDIGWDRWRDELFARQVESGVVPATTSLTPRPPWVPAWDDLSADERRLYARMHEVYAGFLSHTDAQIGRLVDTLERIGVLDNTLILLMSDNGASAEGGVSGTVNEHRFTHRVRDDLAENLAQLDEWGGPRTYPHYAWGWAWAGNTPFRLWKRYTWLGGTRVPFIAHWPKKIREGGEVRGQFAHAIDVLPTVLDACGVAVPDSVDGIAQQPVQGASLLPSFTDPAAPNPRSLQYFEMMGSRAIFADGWKATTDHVPVGVMDEDTLLTGSRDFDTDRWSLFRLDEDFSESEDLADQHPDVVEQLQEQWSQEAAANNVLPLLDSLIGRLAAAAQPQYPVGLKVTLYPQAGPVLDEALPMLAGGGHILADVDVPQQDAASGVLFAIGDRNGGLASYVIDGRLHVAVALPSGTLQLQSEQHVPPGRHLIGCVLRLVSGGVAVDAVVDDTVVASTTTEHALPFIWQHGGTHLTLGYDRGLPVADDYQPPFAWNGSLHAVHVQAGQAELDQIDALRIALQSD from the coding sequence ATGAGCCAGCCCCAGCGCCCCCCACAGGACGCACCCAATGTCGTGGTAGTCCTGCTCGACGACCTCGGCTTCGCTCAGTTCGGCTGCTACGGCTCGGACATCTCGACGCCGAACATCGACCGCCTTGCCGCCGGGGGGTTGCGTTACAACCGGTTTCACGTGACTGCCCTGTGCTCCCCGACCCGGGCGGCGCTGCTGACCGGCCGCAACCACCATGCGGTGGGAATGGGTTTCCTTGCCGATCTGCCCACCACGCATCCCGGTTACACCGCACACATTCCCCGCTCGGCGGCCACGCTGCCACGGATCCTGCGGGACGCGGGCTGGAGCACACTGGCAACCGGCAAATGGCATCTGGTACCGCGCGGTGAGCGTGGCGGAGCCGGGCCTTACGACCAATGGCCCCTGGGATTGGGGTTCGAACGCTACTACGGATTTCTGCGGGGCGACGCCAATCAATGGGCGCCGGAACTGGTTCGCGACAATTCGTTCGTCGAAGCACCTGCCCGGCCCGATGAGGGCTACCACCTGACCGAAGACCTAGCCGACGAAGCGATCCGGATGGTCCTCAGTCAACAGGCCAGCGCCCCCGGCAAGCCCTTCTTCCTCTACTTCACGCCGGGAGCGATGCACTCGCCGCACCACGTAGAGCGCTCGTGGGCTGATGCCTACGCCGGCAAGTTCGACATCGGCTGGGATCGCTGGCGCGACGAACTGTTCGCTCGTCAGGTGGAGTCCGGCGTAGTCCCGGCCACCACATCCTTGACCCCACGGCCGCCCTGGGTTCCGGCCTGGGACGATCTCAGCGCCGACGAGCGCCGTCTGTACGCCCGCATGCATGAGGTTTACGCCGGGTTCCTCAGCCACACCGATGCACAGATCGGCCGGCTGGTCGACACCCTCGAGCGCATCGGGGTGCTCGACAACACGTTGATCCTGCTGATGTCCGACAACGGCGCCAGCGCCGAGGGTGGGGTTTCCGGAACCGTCAACGAGCACCGCTTCACCCATCGGGTACGTGATGACCTCGCCGAGAACCTCGCGCAGCTCGACGAATGGGGCGGACCGCGCACCTATCCGCACTACGCGTGGGGCTGGGCGTGGGCCGGCAACACGCCATTTCGGTTGTGGAAGCGCTACACCTGGCTAGGCGGTACCCGCGTTCCATTCATCGCGCACTGGCCCAAGAAGATTCGTGAGGGCGGCGAGGTCCGTGGACAGTTCGCCCATGCGATCGACGTCCTGCCTACCGTGCTCGATGCGTGCGGCGTGGCCGTCCCGGACTCCGTCGACGGCATTGCACAACAGCCCGTCCAGGGGGCCAGCCTGCTGCCCTCGTTCACCGATCCTGCCGCCCCCAACCCGCGTTCGCTGCAGTACTTCGAAATGATGGGCTCGCGGGCGATCTTCGCCGACGGCTGGAAGGCGACCACCGACCACGTGCCGGTCGGTGTGATGGACGAGGACACACTGCTGACCGGAAGCCGCGACTTCGATACCGATCGGTGGTCGCTGTTCCGCCTCGACGAGGACTTCTCGGAGTCCGAAGATCTCGCAGACCAACATCCCGATGTAGTCGAGCAGCTACAGGAGCAGTGGTCGCAGGAGGCTGCCGCCAACAATGTCCTGCCGCTGCTTGACTCGCTGATCGGGCGGTTGGCTGCCGCAGCGCAGCCGCAGTATCCGGTTGGTCTGAAGGTCACGCTGTATCCGCAGGCCGGTCCAGTGCTCGATGAGGCGTTGCCGATGCTGGCCGGCGGTGGTCACATCCTCGCCGATGTGGATGTGCCGCAGCAGGATGCGGCCAGCGGGGTGTTGTTTGCCATCGGTGACCGCAACGGTGGCTTGGCCTCCTACGTCATCGATGGCAGGTTGCATGTTGCCGTCGCGCTGCCCAGCGGCACCCTGCAGCTGCAGTCCGAACAGCACGTGCCGCCCGGGCGTCACCTCATCGGCTGCGTTCTGCGCCTGGTGTCCGGGGGCGTCGCCGTCGATGCCGTCGTCGACGACACCGTTGTCGCGAGCACGACGACCGAACATGCGCTTCCGTTCATCTGGCAGCACGGTGGCACGCACCTCACCCTGGGCTATGACCGCGGCCTGCCGGTCGCCGATGACTACCAGCCGCCCTTCGCCTGGAATGGCTCGCTGCATGCCGTCCACGTGCAGGCCGGGCAGGCCGAACTCGACCAGATCGACGCGCTGCGCATCGCCCTGCAATCCGACTAG
- the eccE gene encoding type VII secretion protein EccE: MSTHRSSWPGTARIAVVLFAAVAVVAAYPWHAARERWVLGIGVAVAAVLLARWRGLPLTTLLWRRVALNRGKHGERRARRTVTDPRVTALLSVAAPHEDIDALPLPLIARYLDRYGLRADTIRVTSRDVGDQAGVRERTTWIGLTFSAVDNLAALQARSPDIPLDKTAAVVARRLADHLRESGWTASAVESDDVPRLDSAGSRETWHGIVQESGDHLAAYRLAPGHDLADLLAKVWAYPAPETWTALEVAGSGDDQTLAFAAAFRTGAQPGAGGPLPGLSPQPGAQRASVAALHPSSVQRLDGHAVVARDWLTRLRWPSSTARRSPAGATLG; this comes from the coding sequence GTGAGTACCCACCGATCATCCTGGCCCGGTACCGCCCGAATCGCCGTGGTGCTTTTCGCTGCGGTGGCCGTGGTCGCTGCCTACCCCTGGCACGCGGCACGCGAGCGTTGGGTGCTGGGCATTGGCGTCGCCGTCGCAGCGGTCTTGTTGGCGCGGTGGCGTGGGTTACCCCTGACAACGCTGCTGTGGCGTCGGGTGGCCCTCAACCGCGGTAAGCACGGGGAACGCCGGGCCCGCAGAACAGTCACGGACCCGCGGGTCACCGCGCTGCTGAGCGTCGCGGCGCCGCACGAAGACATCGATGCGCTTCCGCTGCCCCTGATCGCCCGCTATCTGGACCGTTACGGTCTGCGGGCCGACACGATCCGGGTCACCAGCCGCGACGTCGGAGACCAGGCCGGCGTACGGGAGCGGACCACGTGGATCGGGCTGACCTTCTCCGCCGTCGACAATCTCGCTGCGCTGCAAGCACGTTCCCCAGATATCCCCTTGGACAAGACCGCTGCAGTCGTGGCACGCCGGCTCGCCGATCACCTCCGGGAATCCGGTTGGACGGCCAGCGCCGTCGAATCCGACGATGTCCCGCGACTGGACTCCGCAGGTTCTCGCGAGACCTGGCACGGGATCGTGCAGGAAAGCGGAGATCACCTTGCCGCATACCGGCTCGCACCAGGACACGACTTGGCGGACCTGCTAGCGAAGGTCTGGGCCTACCCGGCACCTGAAACGTGGACCGCACTGGAGGTCGCCGGCTCCGGCGACGATCAGACGCTGGCGTTCGCGGCCGCATTCCGCACCGGAGCCCAACCCGGCGCCGGTGGACCGCTGCCCGGATTGAGTCCGCAACCGGGAGCCCAACGTGCGTCGGTGGCGGCCCTGCACCCGTCATCGGTGCAGCGCCTGGACGGCCATGCCGTCGTGGCCCGCGACTGGCTGACACGGCTCCGGTGGCCCAGCAGCACCGCCCGGCGTTCGCCGGCTGGTGCCACCCTGGGCTGA
- the mycP gene encoding type VII secretion-associated serine protease mycosin translates to MSRSRIGPAPGYSRAIRLGGAAGVLVAALWTSPLVLAITPPTVDLGVVPPSGSPGPVQATQQNSECGTTEIIAGTDLKDPPAAQRQIDLAGAWQFARGDGQTVAVIDTGVRPGPRLPAVEPGGDYIGTTDGLSDCDGHGTLVAGLIAGQPGDDGFTGVAPAARLLSLRAASAKITPATSNGDPELAQAALAVTALSRAIVHAADLGARVIAVSAVHCVPADRNVDQSELGAAIRYAAVDKDAVVIAAAGDSGATGSVGGGTGCQSNPLTDLSRPDDPRSWGTVASVSIPSSWQPYVLSVASLAPNGQPSKFTTAGPWVGLAAPGENIVSVSNRDDGGLANALPGARQKLVPLSGTGYASGYVAGVAALVRSRYPELSAAQVIHRLTATAHNTARAPSNILGAGSVDPVAALTWQLPAGSVPDAVPLKRVAPPPQPEPKNYTPQLVALGGAAALGLAVGAAAIAARRRKETAL, encoded by the coding sequence ATGAGCCGTTCCCGAATCGGCCCGGCGCCCGGGTACTCCCGGGCGATCCGGCTCGGCGGTGCCGCCGGGGTCCTGGTCGCGGCGCTGTGGACATCCCCGCTGGTCTTGGCGATCACCCCGCCGACCGTAGATCTGGGCGTCGTACCGCCCAGCGGGAGTCCGGGGCCGGTGCAAGCCACCCAGCAGAACAGCGAGTGCGGTACCACCGAGATCATCGCCGGAACCGATCTCAAGGATCCCCCTGCCGCGCAACGGCAGATCGATCTTGCCGGGGCCTGGCAGTTCGCTCGCGGCGACGGCCAAACCGTGGCCGTGATCGACACCGGGGTGCGGCCCGGCCCGCGCCTTCCTGCCGTTGAGCCCGGTGGCGACTACATCGGCACCACCGACGGCCTCAGCGACTGCGACGGGCATGGAACGCTGGTCGCCGGGCTCATTGCCGGCCAGCCCGGCGACGACGGTTTCACCGGCGTCGCGCCGGCGGCCCGCCTGCTGTCCCTGCGCGCCGCGTCCGCAAAGATCACACCGGCAACCTCCAACGGTGATCCGGAGTTGGCGCAGGCGGCCTTGGCTGTTACGGCCCTGAGTCGGGCGATCGTGCACGCCGCGGATCTGGGTGCACGGGTGATAGCTGTCTCTGCGGTGCATTGCGTGCCCGCCGACCGCAACGTCGACCAGTCCGAACTCGGTGCGGCCATTCGCTATGCGGCGGTCGACAAGGACGCCGTCGTGATTGCCGCGGCCGGTGACAGCGGCGCCACCGGATCGGTTGGCGGTGGAACCGGTTGCCAGTCCAACCCGCTGACCGACCTGAGCCGACCAGACGACCCGCGCAGTTGGGGAACCGTTGCATCGGTGTCGATCCCGTCGTCCTGGCAGCCCTATGTGCTGTCGGTGGCATCGCTGGCGCCCAACGGCCAGCCCTCGAAATTCACCACGGCCGGGCCGTGGGTCGGTCTCGCCGCACCTGGCGAGAACATCGTGTCGGTGAGTAACCGCGATGACGGTGGCCTCGCCAACGCGCTACCCGGTGCTAGGCAGAAATTGGTGCCGCTCAGCGGTACCGGTTACGCCTCCGGCTATGTGGCCGGCGTCGCGGCGCTGGTTCGGAGCCGGTATCCGGAGCTGAGCGCGGCGCAGGTGATCCACCGACTCACCGCCACTGCGCACAACACGGCCCGCGCACCGTCCAACATCCTTGGTGCCGGATCCGTTGACCCGGTGGCCGCGCTGACCTGGCAGCTGCCGGCCGGATCCGTCCCGGACGCGGTTCCGCTGAAACGGGTGGCCCCGCCTCCGCAACCCGAACCGAAGAACTACACGCCGCAGCTCGTCGCATTGGGCGGCGCAGCGGCGCTGGGATTGGCTGTCGGCGCCGCCGCAATCGCGGCACGCCGGAGAAAGGAGACCGCCCTGTGA
- the eccD gene encoding type VII secretion integral membrane protein EccD, whose translation MANTVIPIVRIAVLAESRLTEIALPADLPLREILPTVQRLVVPTAPDEAQDSAGSTDRLSLAPIGGAPFSLDASLDTVGVVDGDLLALQPVPSGPSAPGIVEDIADAAVIFSASRRKPWGPRHIGTGALAAAVGLIVAATGLAVTYRVVTGAPAGLFAAGAIAVLAVLAAFVARPPYDGALSIAALAPIASALALAVPGQFGPAQLTLGAAGVAAWSLIRVIGSHRDLGFFTATAAVGGGVALAAAVEALWPLPLRSIGGGLVVLALLLTVSAPQLSALWARLPLPVIPAPGDPTPAAPSLRVLEDLPRRVQASEKYQTGFIAGGVLLGALGSFAIAAQPETVPAWGWYVVVANAVAAALRARVWDSAASKSWLLAQPYLLTVALLVFYGVTGRYLAALIAVGVLASLVSIWVLAAVLPAVADPHSYSLPVRRLVGFLASGLDASLIPVIAYLVGIFAWVLDR comes from the coding sequence ATGGCCAACACTGTGATTCCGATCGTGCGGATAGCTGTCCTGGCCGAGAGCCGGTTGACGGAGATTGCTCTGCCCGCGGACCTGCCGCTACGCGAAATCCTGCCCACCGTCCAGCGCTTGGTCGTGCCAACCGCTCCCGACGAGGCTCAAGACAGTGCCGGTAGCACGGACCGGCTCAGCCTTGCGCCGATCGGCGGCGCACCGTTCAGCCTGGATGCCAGCCTGGACACCGTCGGCGTGGTCGACGGGGACCTCCTGGCCCTGCAGCCGGTGCCCTCCGGGCCCTCGGCGCCCGGCATCGTCGAAGACATCGCAGATGCTGCGGTGATCTTCTCGGCCTCCCGGCGAAAGCCCTGGGGGCCGCGGCACATCGGGACCGGAGCACTCGCGGCCGCTGTCGGATTGATCGTGGCGGCAACGGGTCTGGCCGTCACCTATCGGGTGGTCACCGGCGCGCCGGCAGGGCTGTTCGCGGCCGGCGCGATCGCCGTACTTGCCGTGCTCGCCGCGTTCGTCGCACGCCCGCCGTATGACGGAGCGTTGTCCATCGCCGCGCTGGCGCCGATCGCCTCGGCACTGGCTTTGGCGGTGCCGGGGCAATTCGGGCCGGCACAGCTGACACTGGGAGCCGCCGGCGTTGCTGCGTGGTCCTTGATTCGCGTCATCGGCTCACACCGTGACCTTGGATTCTTCACGGCAACAGCCGCGGTCGGTGGCGGCGTTGCCCTGGCGGCAGCGGTCGAGGCACTGTGGCCGCTGCCGCTGCGCAGCATCGGCGGCGGCCTGGTCGTGCTGGCCCTGTTGCTCACCGTCTCGGCTCCGCAATTGTCTGCACTGTGGGCACGGTTGCCGCTGCCGGTCATCCCCGCGCCCGGAGATCCGACCCCGGCAGCTCCTTCACTGCGGGTGTTGGAGGACCTGCCGCGTCGGGTACAGGCCAGCGAGAAGTACCAAACCGGATTCATCGCCGGTGGCGTGCTCCTTGGAGCTCTTGGCTCGTTTGCGATTGCTGCGCAACCCGAAACGGTTCCGGCGTGGGGATGGTACGTGGTGGTGGCCAATGCGGTCGCCGCTGCACTGCGCGCACGGGTGTGGGATTCCGCCGCGAGCAAATCCTGGCTGCTGGCCCAGCCTTACCTACTGACGGTGGCGCTGCTGGTGTTTTACGGTGTGACGGGCCGCTATCTTGCCGCGCTGATCGCGGTGGGGGTGCTGGCCAGCTTGGTGTCGATATGGGTGTTGGCCGCCGTGCTTCCGGCCGTCGCCGACCCGCACAGCTATTCATTGCCGGTGCGCCGCCTGGTCGGCTTCCTTGCCTCGGGTCTGGACGCATCGCTGATACCGGTAATCGCCTACCTGGTCGGCATTTTCGCCTGGGTCCTCGATCGATGA
- the eccCa gene encoding type VII secretion protein EccCa: protein MSRLIFEARRRLPVPPTDKGTITIEPPPELPRLVPASFLQRALPVVIVILIVGMVIAMVATGMRLVSPVMLFFPFALLVAAAGIYRGGDKKARTVEVDAERADYLRYLSVVRDNIRGSAAKQRAAAEWSHPDPADLAAVPGSRRQWERDPHDEDFLVVRTGRHAVGLASAVRVSDTADEIDLEPVSHSALRSLLDTQRTVRDVPVGVDVTKLSRITVLGEGEHAADEVRGALRAWVAQAVTWHDPTMLGVALASPELESPEWSWCKWLPHTDIAGQADGVGPARYLAASAEELAGLLAPVLAARPPFTGDAAESGRHLLVIVDDPEFDVAASALGAARAGVTVVQRSVVAPNREQYSDPERPILRISAGGGSIDRWQTGGWQRYVDAADQLGAAEAAHVARRLSRWDSNPTHAGLRSAGTRGATFTTLLGIADASRLDVPALWAPRSREEELRVPIGVTATGEPLFFDLKDEAEGGMGPHGLMIGMTGSGKSQTLMAILLSLLTTHSADRLIVIYADFKGEAGADIFRHFPQVVAVISNMAEKKSLADRFADTLRGEVARRELLLREAGRRVQGSAFNSVTEYEAAIAAGHDLAPIPTLFIVADEFTLMLADHPEYAELFDYVARKGRSFRIHILFASQTLDVGKIKDIDKNTSYRIGLKVASPSVSRQIIGVEDAYHIESGKEHKGEGFLVPAPGAAPIKFRSTYVDGIYDPPRQSRAVVMHALPEPKLFTAGVVDAGAETTIVGEVEEEVLGPPRKLIATIGDQLANYGPQAPALWLPPLDEPIPLATTLAGAGISERALRWPLGQIDKPFEMRRDPLVFDARSASGNLLIHGGPKSGKTTALQTFILSAASLHSPREVSFYCLDYGGGQLRALEGLAHVGSVASGLEPEKIRRTFGELEQLLTARQHREAFRDGSIGSLNDGYGEVFLVIDNLYAFSRDNTDAFNTRNPLLAKVTELVNVGLAYGIHVVVTTPSWLEVPLAMRDGLGLRLELKLHDARDSNVRVAGALTRPAEAVPANQPGRGLTMAAEHFLIAQPDLGQIEAINARHLGLAAPPVRLLPTNLAPEEVGVVYPAVDHVVIGVREEDLAPVQVDFTTNPLLLVLGDAKSGKTTLLRHIIRTVREHSSADQVAFTVLDRRLHLVDEPLFADNEYTANVDRVIPAMLGLSALIGSRRPPAGLSAADLASWSYEGHTHYLIIDDVDAIPDTPALTGPYAGQRPWTTLIELLSQAGDLGLRVIVTARATGSGHALMTNPLLRRLNDLQATTLMLSGNPADSGKIRGQRFARLPAGRAILLADNDEPTYLQLVNPQFSQTLTR, encoded by the coding sequence ATGAGTCGTTTGATTTTTGAGGCACGTCGCCGGTTGCCGGTGCCGCCGACCGATAAGGGCACGATCACGATTGAGCCGCCGCCGGAGTTGCCGCGGTTGGTTCCGGCGTCGTTTTTGCAGCGCGCGTTGCCGGTGGTGATTGTGATCCTGATCGTGGGCATGGTGATCGCCATGGTCGCGACGGGGATGCGGTTGGTGTCTCCGGTGATGTTGTTCTTCCCGTTCGCGTTGTTGGTGGCCGCGGCCGGGATTTATCGGGGCGGGGATAAGAAGGCCCGCACCGTTGAGGTGGATGCCGAGCGGGCGGATTACCTGCGGTATCTGTCGGTGGTTCGCGACAACATTCGGGGTTCGGCGGCTAAGCAGCGGGCGGCTGCGGAGTGGTCGCATCCCGATCCGGCGGATTTGGCGGCGGTGCCGGGTTCGCGCCGCCAGTGGGAGCGCGATCCTCATGATGAGGATTTCTTGGTGGTGCGCACGGGCCGGCATGCGGTGGGGTTGGCCAGTGCGGTGCGGGTGAGCGACACTGCGGATGAGATTGATTTGGAGCCGGTGTCGCACAGTGCGTTGCGTAGCTTGCTCGATACCCAGCGCACGGTGCGTGATGTGCCCGTCGGTGTGGATGTGACGAAACTGTCGCGGATCACGGTCCTGGGTGAGGGCGAGCACGCTGCCGATGAGGTGCGCGGTGCGTTGCGGGCGTGGGTGGCCCAGGCCGTGACCTGGCATGACCCGACGATGCTCGGGGTGGCGCTGGCCTCACCGGAGTTGGAGAGCCCAGAGTGGTCGTGGTGCAAGTGGTTGCCGCACACCGACATCGCCGGCCAGGCCGATGGGGTGGGCCCGGCCCGCTACCTGGCGGCCAGCGCCGAAGAACTCGCTGGATTGTTGGCGCCGGTGCTGGCGGCCCGCCCGCCGTTTACCGGTGATGCGGCCGAGTCGGGTCGGCATTTGTTGGTGATCGTCGATGACCCGGAGTTTGATGTGGCGGCTTCAGCACTGGGCGCCGCGCGGGCCGGGGTGACCGTTGTGCAGCGCAGTGTGGTGGCGCCGAATCGTGAGCAGTATTCCGATCCGGAGCGTCCGATCCTGCGGATCAGCGCCGGCGGCGGCTCGATTGATCGGTGGCAGACCGGCGGCTGGCAGCGCTACGTCGATGCTGCGGACCAGCTCGGCGCTGCGGAGGCTGCGCATGTGGCGCGGCGGTTGTCGCGGTGGGATTCCAATCCCACTCATGCCGGGTTGCGCTCGGCCGGTACTCGGGGGGCGACGTTCACCACGTTGTTGGGTATCGCGGATGCGTCGCGGTTGGATGTGCCGGCGTTGTGGGCGCCGCGTAGCCGTGAGGAGGAGTTGCGGGTGCCGATTGGGGTGACCGCGACCGGGGAGCCGTTGTTCTTCGATCTCAAGGATGAGGCCGAGGGCGGGATGGGTCCGCACGGGTTGATGATCGGGATGACCGGTTCGGGTAAGTCGCAGACGTTGATGGCGATCTTGTTGTCGTTGTTGACGACGCATTCGGCGGATCGGTTGATCGTGATTTACGCCGACTTCAAGGGTGAGGCCGGCGCGGATATTTTCCGGCATTTCCCGCAGGTCGTTGCGGTGATCTCGAATATGGCCGAGAAGAAGTCGTTGGCGGATCGGTTCGCCGACACGTTGCGTGGTGAGGTGGCGCGGCGGGAGTTGTTGCTGCGGGAGGCGGGCCGGCGGGTTCAGGGCAGTGCGTTTAACTCGGTGACCGAGTATGAGGCGGCGATCGCGGCCGGCCATGATTTGGCGCCGATCCCGACGTTGTTCATCGTGGCCGATGAGTTCACGTTGATGTTGGCTGATCATCCCGAGTACGCCGAGTTGTTTGATTATGTGGCCCGTAAGGGTCGCTCGTTCCGCATCCATATCTTGTTCGCGTCGCAAACGTTGGATGTGGGCAAGATCAAGGACATCGACAAGAACACCTCGTATCGGATCGGGTTGAAAGTCGCGAGCCCGAGTGTGTCTCGCCAGATCATCGGGGTTGAGGACGCCTATCACATCGAGTCGGGCAAAGAACATAAAGGTGAGGGCTTTTTGGTGCCGGCTCCGGGGGCGGCGCCGATCAAGTTCCGCTCCACCTATGTCGATGGGATTTATGACCCGCCGCGCCAATCGCGGGCGGTGGTGATGCATGCGCTGCCCGAACCGAAACTGTTTACCGCTGGCGTGGTCGATGCCGGGGCGGAGACCACCATCGTGGGTGAGGTCGAGGAAGAGGTGTTGGGTCCGCCGCGCAAGCTGATCGCCACGATCGGTGATCAGTTGGCGAACTACGGGCCCCAGGCCCCGGCGTTGTGGTTGCCGCCCCTGGATGAGCCGATCCCACTCGCCACGACGTTGGCCGGTGCCGGGATTTCCGAGCGGGCGTTGCGGTGGCCGTTGGGACAGATCGACAAACCCTTTGAGATGCGCCGCGACCCGCTGGTCTTTGATGCCCGCTCCGCTAGTGGGAACTTGCTGATTCATGGTGGCCCCAAGTCGGGCAAGACCACCGCGTTGCAGACGTTCATCCTGTCGGCCGCGAGCCTGCATTCGCCGCGGGAGGTCAGTTTCTACTGCCTCGATTACGGCGGCGGGCAGTTGCGGGCCCTGGAAGGGCTGGCGCATGTGGGCAGTGTGGCTTCGGGTCTAGAACCGGAGAAGATCCGCCGCACCTTCGGCGAACTCGAGCAGTTGTTGACCGCCCGTCAGCACCGGGAAGCGTTCCGTGATGGCAGCATCGGTTCGCTCAACGACGGCTACGGCGAAGTGTTTTTGGTGATCGACAACCTGTATGCGTTCAGCCGCGACAACACCGATGCGTTCAATACCCGCAACCCGCTGTTGGCCAAGGTCACCGAACTGGTCAACGTCGGCCTGGCCTACGGCATCCATGTCGTGGTCACCACGCCGAGCTGGCTGGAAGTGCCGTTGGCGATGCGCGATGGGCTCGGATTGCGTCTGGAGCTCAAGCTCCATGATGCCCGCGACAGCAACGTGCGCGTCGCCGGCGCGTTGACCCGGCCCGCCGAAGCGGTGCCGGCCAACCAGCCGGGTCGTGGTTTGACGATGGCCGCCGAGCATTTCTTGATCGCCCAACCGGATCTGGGTCAGATCGAGGCGATCAATGCCCGCCATCTGGGGTTGGCGGCGCCGCCGGTGCGGTTGTTGCCGACCAACCTGGCTCCCGAAGAAGTGGGTGTGGTCTATCCCGCGGTCGATCATGTGGTGATCGGGGTGCGCGAAGAGGACCTGGCGCCAGTGCAGGTGGACTTCACTACCAACCCGCTGCTGCTGGTGCTCGGTGATGCCAAGTCCGGCAAGACCACCTTGCTGCGGCACATCATTCGCACCGTGCGTGAGCATTCCAGTGCTGATCAGGTGGCGTTCACCGTCCTGGATCGGCGCCTGCACCTGGTGGACGAACCGTTGTTCGCCGACAACGAGTACACCGCGAATGTGGATCGGGTCATCCCGGCCATGCTCGGGCTCTCGGCGTTGATCGGATCACGTCGGCCCCCCGCAGGCTTGTCGGCGGCCGATCTGGCCTCCTGGAGCTATGAAGGGCACACCCACTACCTGATCATCGACGATGTTGATGCCATCCCCGACACCCCGGCCCTGACCGGCCCCTATGCGGGGCAGCGGCCGTGGACCACCTTGATCGAGTTGCTGTCGCAAGCAGGCGATCTGGGATTGCGGGTCATCGTCACCGCACGGGCCACCGGCTCAGGGCACGCGTTGATGACCAACCCGCTACTGCGCCGGCTCAACGACCTGCAAGCCACCACCTTGATGCTCTCAGGCAACCCTGCCGACAGCGGCAAGATCCGCGGCCAACGCTTCGCACGCCTACCCGCAGGACGAGCAATCCTGCTGGCCGACAACGACGAACCCACCTACCTACAACTAGTCAACCCGCAATTCAGCCAAACCTTGACGCGCTAG